Proteins encoded by one window of Ulvibacter sp. MAR_2010_11:
- a CDS encoding AraC family transcriptional regulator, whose protein sequence is MIYSNEKQCNRHIRAFKRLCIEEKKFLDNLSLKTTACEIGISTGHLSRIINTEINISFSDYINVLRVEEAKTYLINPKFSKYTIAAIGLEAGFNSKSTFNDSFKKIAGCTPSEFKKGHLN, encoded by the coding sequence ATGATTTATAGTAACGAAAAACAATGCAACAGGCATATTAGAGCTTTTAAGAGGCTTTGCATAGAGGAAAAGAAATTCTTGGATAACCTAAGTCTTAAAACTACAGCCTGTGAAATTGGCATTAGTACAGGGCATTTATCGCGAATTATTAATACCGAAATCAATATAAGTTTTTCAGATTATATCAATGTATTGCGTGTTGAAGAAGCAAAAACCTATTTAATCAATCCAAAATTCTCAAAGTATACCATTGCGGCTATTGGATTGGAAGCAGGTTTTAATTCTAAATCTACGTTTAACGATTCCTTTAAAAAAATCGCGGGATGTACTCCTTCCGAATTTAAAAAAGGACATCTCAATTAG